GATTGTGATTCTCTTTAGTTTCATTTAGAGACACTTTTGTGTTGTATGCTTACTTTGATTCCATAGAGCTTAAGTTCAATGTAGTTTTGGGATTTTGAGCAATTTCTATTGGTTTCCTGTAGGTCAAGGAGGTTGAAGCCAGTTATTGTTGATCCAGGGCTCTATCTTGTGGAGAAAACTGATATGTTTTTCGCTTCACAGAAACGGGAGTTGCCTAAGGCTTTCAAGTTATTCTCAGGTACTTTCATCTTTTACCAAGCTGTTTTACATGTCGTCTATTCTCTAATTTCTGTTTTTTGCACTTCTCTGTGGagctatcatctttttttttcttagcatATTGTGTTTGTTATGCAATCAATATGACCAACATGATGTTCTGGATACTTTTTCCCTAATCATGCTGTTATGTAGGAAGTAATTCGTTTTCATAATTCTGCATAGGTACGTGATAGAAGATGCTAAAAATAGTTGATATGTGTAGGTGAAACCTCTCTATTGCTATAAACTTGTTTGGAAGAAAATAGGCTACAGAACGTGTTGCTTATCACTAGTCTTGTTAGCTGCTCAAGCAGGTAGTGAATAAAGGGAAGCCAAAGTCTAGGAATCACTTGGAACGGTTCTCCTTGCGACAAGTTTGTTGATTGTTAGCCACAGTTCCCCCTCCAAATGTGATCAGTGGAACTTGTGGATGCGAATCAAATTTTGGATGACATGTAAAACGTTGTTGCTTAGGGAACTTCTTTAGTATGTTCTCGGGAACTTATAACTAGTGAAATGAACTAACATAGGTTAAAAGAAGGGTCTGAGATAATGTCATATGTCTTTGAGGATAATACTAAATgcaattttatctctttttggCAGGTCCATCTTTCTCCATCTTAAGCCGTAATTTTATAGAGCATTGTGTCTTGGGCACTGACAACTTCCCTCGGACTCTACTCATGTACTTGTCTAACACACCTGATTCCCTCTCCAACTACTTCCCAACTATTCTCTGCAACTCAAATCTCTTCAAGAAgaccatcatcaacaacaacttaCTTTATGTAGCTTCTAACGAGACTGTTAAAGAAAGATACCACCGGCTTGATCATAAAGAGTTCACAGAAATGGTTGAAACCGGAGCAGCCTTTGCAAGTGGATTCAGGTCCGATGACCCTGTCCTTGATCGCATCGATCATGAACTTCTGGGACGCAAACACGGTGAAGTTGTGCCTGGTGGTTGGTGTTTAGGAGATTCTGGTAAAAACAGCAGCTCATGTTCCGTCTGGGGTGACTCGGGCATTCTAAGGCCTGGTTCTGGTTCCGATAGGCTTGAGAGACGAATTGTTAAGTTATTGTCAAACGATTGGTTCAGATCGCACCAATGCATATCCGAATAAATCCTCAACGCACATTCGAGAGAGTATACATAGTTGTTTTAGACGCGAAGAAGATAACGGGGTAGTGTACTGTGTACGCTTGTGTATCTGTAAAGAGTTCGAGTGTTCGACTTCCACATTGTAATATGTGAGTTTGAGATAGGTGATTCATTGTTGTAACATCTCGAAGCATTTTTTATTCTACCTTCGTTTGTATTGTCAGAAATGTAACGACTGACTGGTTTCATTGGATTTATTTGGTTGAGTCTTCTTAACCGGTATAAATTTTGGCAATCATCTTGTAATATTTCAAAGTTGTATAGAAGAAATGTTGGAACATATTTTGTAGGTATGGACCGATGATCCGAGAAACAAACGTTACTCTTCTCTAGTGTTAAGCTCAAGGACGACTCAAGTATTACAGAGATTATAATAGGATAATTTCGGGTGGGGATTTCTTCTGCAGTAATAAATAAAAGTCTCAAATATGCAAgcataatttattttccaaaatgaCGTAGTTAACCTTTATGTTTGAAGAAATAAAGCACACAAAAGCGAGGGGCATAATGGTTATTTCAACAAGGGACAGTCCCCAATTTCTTCTTCACTCCTCCGAGTCCGACTGGGAAAGAAAACCATTGAAAAAGTGAGCCAAGGGTTTTGATTTTCCAGTTCCGGCGACGTTTACTCATCTCTCCTCCGACACCGCCGCTTTTCTCCACCGTGTAAGATTCAGCAATCTAAGGTACTTATTATGCTTTTAAGCGTTGAAATTCCAGAGAATATATGatttagtttcttctcttcaaaagcTTTTAGCGTTTTcggttttgcattttttttgttcttagttTACAAAGCTCTCTTTTTTTGCTTGTAGATAGTGTTAATCTCTTGATTTTTTCTTCACTATAGCTGTTGATTTCTCTAGATGCATTAACGTATGTGTCTGTGCTGTGCACGACAGGGTTTGGTTTACTAATCTGCTTGATTCTTTCTTGTGAGTATGGCTTGTGAGTTGTAACACTATGAAAACGATTCTTGTATgttaaagtttgaaactttctccttttttttttgttagttccCCTTTTACTCTCATCTCATATAGCTCTTTTGGTATGTAAATGTTCTATGATTCTTTTGTGattaatctgattttgtttgttcttaatGAATGTTTGTTGTTACATGGCTTGTATAGGGGTTGTGACACTATGAAAACGATTGTTGCATGTGATAGGTtcaaacttttctctttttattttcttcttccccttagCTTTCATATAACTCTAATGATTAAGCTCTTTTGGTATGTATTTATCTATGATTCTTCTGTGATTaatctaattttgtttgttctacATGATTGTTTGTTATGAATATGGCTTGTACGAGTTGTGAGTTATGATACTGTGAAAACGATTGTTGTATGTAAAAGGCTTAAACTTTTCTCTTCATTCTTCCTCTTTTACTCTCATATACCTCTGAATTCACTCGCTTTTTTTCTGTATGTAATTGTCAATCATTGTTCTGCGATAAATCTGACCTTGTTTGTTCTGTGGTTTAGTGGTTCTGTACTTCTCTTCTGTTTGGGCGATGTTCATCACTTACCATTTGTATTTGGGGTTATTCATGATTGTTCTGTGGTTGTTTACTTGTGTCTTGATTAGCTTCACTTATGATACTTAATTCTTCTGTAGTcttgttttttgtgtttgctCTTCTGCTTAGAATGGGATTATGCTATGAAAAGCATTTATGATTTTGAGTTTCTACATTGTTTCTTGTATAGCAGATGATTTcgtagtttttctttttctttctactcATAACACaatgatgtttttaatttatgcaGAGTAATCATTTCTTCAAAGCGTTGGTACAGTGTGTGTTGAGATATATACCAGAGATGGACATTGATGATGAGATCGAGGCTGCTGGGGAGATCAATCTTTCTGAGCTAGGAGAAAGTTTTCTCCAGAGTTTCTGCAAAAAAGCTGCAACATCCTTCTTTGAAAACTATGGACTTATAAGTCATCAGCTCAACTCCTACGACTTCTTCATCAAACACGGGCTTCAGAATGTGTTTGATTCCTTTGGTGAGATGCTCGTTGAACCGTCTTTTGATATTTCAAAGAAGAAGGCCGATGATTGGAGATACGCTACTGTTAGATTCGGACTAGTCACCGTCGAGATGCCCACATTCTTTTCTGATGAAAAGGAGCTTCAGTTTCTCCCATGGCATGCCAGGCTTCAGAACATGACTTACTCAGCAAGGATCAAAGTAAATGTCCAAGTTGAGGTCCCACCACAATCTTCTTTGTCTGGAAATGAAGTAATCTTTTCTGGATTTGATGGAATGATGAAGTAATCGTACTGTCAAGattttgatgatgtttctgttttgctctccatatatctttttcttcttatcacgGCTTTGTTTATTGTCTAACTGTCTCTTCACTTTATAAATGGAATTGACTAGGTgttcacaaaaagtgttgttaaaAGTGACAAATTCAAGACCGGACAAGACGATTATGTCGAGAAGAAGATACTAGATGTCAAAAAGCAGGACATTCTAATTGGTAGAATACCTGTCATGGTGAAGTCTGTCCTTTGCAATACAAGCGTGCAAGGAAAGGAAAACTGCAATAAGGGGGATTGTGCCTTTGATCAGGGTGGATACTTTGTGATAAAGGGGGCTGAGAAGGTGAGTTACATCAGATTTCTATTTTAGTGGAAATTACagtagttagttttttttttcttctcctaatATATACTGGAAAAGATATATTCAGGATGTTATACAACTTCGTAATGTGATTATATTGTGCGTTGCAGGTGTTTATAGCTCAGGAACAGATGTGCACAAAGAGACTGTGGATTTCTAATTCACCATGGACAGTCTCCTTCAGGTCCGAAACTAAAAGAAATCGGTTCATTGTGCGTCTCGCAGAGAATCTGAAATCAGAAGACTATAAGAGAAGGGAGAAAGTACTGACAGTGTACTTCTTGTCGACTGAGATTCCAGTCTGGCTTATGTTCTTTGCGCTGGGTGTTTCGTCAGACAAAGAAGCCATGGATTTAATTGCTTTCGATGGTGATGATGCAAACATTACCAACAGTCTCATAGCTTCTATCCATGAAGCTGATGCAATTTGTGAAGCTTTTCGCTGTGGGAACAATGCTCTAGCATATGTTGAACAGCAGATTAAAAGCACCAAGTTCCCTCCTCTTGAAAGTGTGGATGACTGCCTCCGCCTGTATTTGTTTCCAGGCCTCcaaggtttgaagaagaaagcCCGTTTCCTGGGCTATATGGTAAAGTGCCTTCTCAGCGCATATGCGGGGAAAAGAAACTGTGAAAACAGGGATAGTTTCCGGAACAAGCGAATTGAGCTCGCTGGAGAACTGTTGGAGCGGGAGATAAGGGTGCATCTGGCACATGCTAGAAGAACCATGACCAAGAACATGCAGAAACACCTCGCAGGCGATGGTGATTTGAAGCCTATTGAGCATTATTTGGATGCTTCCATTATCACAAATGGGCTTACTAGAGCCTTCTCCACTGGAGCATGGTCTCATCCTTTCAGGAAGATGGAAAGGGTTTCAGGTGTTGTAGCTAATCTGGGTCGTGCAAATCCATTGCAGACTCTGATTGATCTGAGGAGAACGCGACAGCAAGTCCTATATACCGGCAAGGTTGGAGATGCTAGATATCCGTAAGTGAAAATTTCCACCTCCCCTCCTTTTTATATCCCACGAATTTTAACTAAGCTGTATGGTCTTCAATTACTCAAATTTACATGTTCGTTAGACTATTTTAATGATGTTCTTATTCAATTTCGTATATGATGGTGAATTGGTGATACTGTTTCTGCAGATTCCCTTCTATGATCTGTGTATATTAGTGTTTTTGTATAGATGAAACTGATATTAAGAGATTCTGATTCtgtctttcttgtttctttgtccCTTAGTCAATCTATCCATTTTGGTTGCTTTTTAATGTGAGCGGTTACACAATTGGTTCGTATTGGGAAACTGAACTATGGCTGCATTGTTTGTAATGTTGCCTACAGGCATCCGTCTCACTGGGGCAGAGTATGCTTTTTATCAACTCCAGATGGTGAAAATTGTGGTCTTGTGAAGAACATGTCTCTTCTTGGACTTGTTAGCACTCAAACTTTGGAGCCTGTGGTGGAAAAGCTCTTTGATTGTGGAATGGAAGAGCTGATGGATGATACCAGCACACCATTGTGTGGCAAACATAAAGTTCTTTTCAATGGAGACTGGATTGGATTATGTTCAGATTCTGAATACTTTGTCGCGGAGTTAAAGAGCAGGCGGCGCCGAAGTGAATTACCTCGTGAGGTATCTTCTGTTTCATCAAATGTCTAGCGTTATTTCGATATGTCTTGTGCTGCTTTGGATTTTTCTGCTTTCAGAAATGTGTCTATTATGTCgtatatcatttatatatatatttNNNNNNNNNNNNNNNNNNNNNNNNNNNNNNNNNNNNNNNNNNNNNNNNNNNNNNNNNNNNNNNNNNNNNNNNNNNNNNNNNNNNNNNNNNNNNNNNNNNNNNNNNNNNNNNNNNNNNNNNNNNNNNNNNNNNNNNNNNNNNNNNNNNNNNNNNNNNNNNNNNNNNNNNNNNNNNNNNNNNNNNNNNNNNNNNNNNNNNNNNNNNNNNNNNNNNNNNNNNNNNNNNNNNNNNNNNNNNNNNNNNNNNNNNNNNNNNNNNNNNNNNNNNNNNNNNNNNNNNNNNNNNNNNNNNNNNNNNNNNNNNNNNNNNNNNNNNNNNNNNNNNNNNNNNNNNNNNNNNNNNNNNNNNNNNNNNNNNNNNNNNNNNNNNNNNNNNNNNNNNNNNNNNNNNNNNNNNNNNNNNNNNNNNNNNNNNNNNNNNNNNNNNNNNNNNNNNNNNNNNNNNNNNNNNNNNNNNNNNNNNNNNNNNNNNNNNNNNNNNNNNNNNNNNNNNNNNNNNNNNNNNNNNNNNNNNNNNNNNNNNNNNNNNNNNNNNNNNNNNNNNNNNNNNNNNNNNNNNNNNNNNNNNNNNNNNNNNNNNNNNNNNNNNNNNNNNNNNNNNNNNNNNNNNNNNNNNNNNNNNNNNNNNNNNNNNNNNNNNNNNNNNNNNNNNNNNNNNNNNNNNNNNNNNNNNNNNNNNNNNNNNNNNNNNNNNNNNNNNNNNNNNNNNNNNNNNNNNNNNNNNNNNNNNNNNNNNNNNNNNNNNNNNNNNNNNNNNNNNNNNNNNNNNNNNNNNNNNNNNNNNNNNNNNNNNNNNNNNNNNNNNNNNNNNNNNNNNNNNNNNNNNNNNNNNNNNNNNNNNNNNNNNNNNNNNNNNNNNNNNNNNNNNNNNNNNNNNNNNNNNNNNNNNNNNNNNNNNNNNNNNNNNNNNNNNNNNNNNNNNNNNNNNNNNNNNNNNNNNNNNNNNNNNNNNNNNNNNNNNNNNNNNNNNNNNNNNNNNNNNNNNNNNNNNNNNNNNNNNNNNNNNNNNNNNNNNNNNNNNNNNNNNNNNNNNNNNNNNNNNNNNNNNNNNNNNNNNNNNNNNNNNNNNNNNNNNNNNNNNNNNNNNNNNNNNNNNNNNNNNNNNNNNNNNNNNNNNNNNNNNNNNNNNNNNNNNNNNNNNNNNNNNNNNNNNNNNNNNNNNNNNNNNNNNNNNNNNNNNNNNNNNNNNNNNNNNNNNNNNNNNNNNNNNNNNNNNNNNNNNNNNNNNNNNNNNNNNNNNNNNNNNNNNNNNNNNNNNNNNNNNNNNNNNNNNNNNNNNNNNNNNNNNNNNNNNNNNNNNNNNNNNNNNNNNNNNNNNNNNNNNNNNNNNNNNNNNNNNNNNNNNNNNNNNNNNNNNNNNNNNNNNtatatatatatttatgtatcaCAACTTTCTCATGCAGATGGAAATTAAACGAGATAAAGATGACAATGAGGTGAGAATTTTCACTGACGCTGGTAGACTACTCCGACCTCTCTTGGTTGTGGAAAATCTTCACAAGTTGAAGCAAGACAAACCGAAACAGTATTCTTTTGAGCATCTTCTTGACCAAGGGATTCTTGAGTTGATcgggattgaagaagaagaagactgtaaTACAGCATGGGGAATCAAACAGCTTCTGAAGGAACCAAATAATTACACGCATTGCGAATTAGACTTGTCATTCCTGTTGGGTGTGAGCTGTGCAATTGTCCCATTTGCAAACCACGATCATGGGAGAAGAGTTCTCTACCAGTCCCAGAAGCATTGCCAACAAGCCATTGGTTTCTCATCAACGAACCCTAACACCCGCTGCGATACACTGTCCCAGCAGCTGTTCTATCCCCAGAAGCCACTTTTCAAGACATTGGCGTCGGAGTGTCTTAAAAAAGAAGTGCTGTTTAATGGCCAGAACGCAATTGTTGCTGTGAATGTTCATCTCGGGTACAACCAAGAGGATTCCATTGTGATGAACAAGGCTTCACTGGAACGTGGTATGTTCCGTTCAGAGCAGATTAGAAGCTACAAATCAGAGGTTGATAGCAAAGACtcggagaagaggaagaagatggatgagGTTGTTCAGTTTGGAAAGACACACAGCAAAATCGGCAAAGTAGACAGCCTTGATGATGACGGGTTTCCTATCATTGGTGCTAACATGAGCACTGGCGATATTGTCATTGGCAGATGCACCGAGTCTGGGGCTGATCACAGTATAAAGCTCAAGCACACTGAGAGAGGAATTGTGCAAAAAGTGGTATTGTCATCTAATGATGAGGGGAAGAATTTTGCTTCGGTTTCTCTGAGACAGGTAAGTTCCAGATCATATTGAATCGAGGTGTCTTTTAAAGAATGTGTTCCTATGATGAATCTAATGTTCCATTTTGATTGCAGGTTCGTTCTCCATGCCTTGGAGATAAGTTTTCTAGTATGCATGGGCAGAAAGGTGTTTTAGGCTATGTAGAGGAACAGGAGAATTTTCCTTTCACGATCCAAGGCATAGTTCCTGATATTGTGATAAACCCGCACGCTTTCCCTTCTAGGCAAACACCGGGTCAACTCTTGGAGGCTGCGCTCTCCAAAGGAATCGCTAGTCCTATACAAAAGGAGGGTAGCTCTGCTGCATACACCAAATTGACACGTCATGCTACTCCTTTCTCCACTCCGAGTGTCAGTGAAATCACTGAGCAGCTTCACAGGTACTTGGTTTTAACTCGTTAAGCATGTTTCCTAGGGAGTACAAATGAATGATATCATTACGGGTAGGAActatatattgataatattaCCTGGTTGAAGATGTTATAGAGGATTGATGCTGTGGCCTTGTGATTATGCATAAACTCATTGAACCTTTCTTAGATTATTGTTGATTCTTGAGTCGTAATTGATGGCCAatggtaaatatattttgtggtTAGGGCTGGCTTTTCAAGATGGGGAAACGAAAGGGTATACAACGGTAGAACTGGTGAGATGATGCGTTCTCTGATATTCATGGGCCCAACGTTCTACCAGCGACTTGTCCACATGTCAGAGGACAAAGTAAAGTTCAGGAACACCGGACCAGTCCACCCGCTCACACGGCAACCAGTGGCAGATAGGAAGAGGTTCGGCGGAATAAAGTTTGGAGAAATGGAGCGAGACTGCCTAATAGCTCATGGTGCTTCCGCGAATTTGCATGAGCGTCTCTTCACTCTGAGTGACTCTTCTCAGATGCACATCTGCAGAAAATGCAAGACCTATGCGAACGTGATCGAGAGGACTCCAAGCAGTGGAAGAAAGATCAGAGGGCCTTACTGCAGAGTGTGCGAATCCCCAGACCATGTGGTTAGGGTGTATGTGCCTTATGGAGCTAAGCTTCTGTGTCAGGAGCTGTTCAGCATGGGGATCACTCTCAACTTCGACACCAAGCTCTGCTAGCTGATTCCCTtgtctttattatttattgtctatatataatatttaacgGTATAATAATGGCTTAGTGCCTTAAGACTCTCTCCCATGCTATTGTGTAGTTTGAACCACTGCACTGAACTAACCCGTAGTGGTTGCAGTTGCTTTTGTGAGATTTGACTCTTAACCGCTAATGATTATCGTATCTTAATAAATTGGTTTATATAATCCGATTGATTTTGTTAACAGCCGACAGTTTCCCTCCAAATGTGATATGTGGATGCGAATCAAATTTTGGATGACATTGACACGTTAGAGGTAGTTGCTTGAAGTAGGGAACCTCTTCAGTAGTAATCTCTCTATGGGGGTATAACTTAATTTTAAGGCGGGCATAGTTGTCCACGACGTGGAGGTTTAACGCTTCTGTATCTGTAGAGAGTTCGACTTCCACATTTGTAATCTGTGAGTTTGAGATTGTTGATTCATTCTTGTAACATctcaaagtttttcttttgttctacCGTCAAAAAATGTAATGACTGGGTTAATTGATTTATTTGGTTGAGTCTTAACCGGGAATGAAATCCCGGTTTTTATctaatctaaaccaaaccgtGTTTactacagtatatattttgagtCGTGATCGAGGACTGGTTAAAGTGGGGACTGTGGGAGAATGGAATCAAAATCAGAGCAAAACGAGTGGAGCTCAGGCGTATGGGCTCACTTAACCGACGTCCGGCGACGATCGCCGCTGGTTCAGTGCATCACCAACTTCGTCTCCATGGATCTCGTAGCCAACACGCTTTTATCCGCCGGTGCGTCTCCGGCGATGGTCCATTCAGTCGTCGAGATTCCTGATTTCACACCTCATATTCACGCGCTTTGTATCAACGTCGGAACACTTACACCTGAATGGCTTCCCTCCATGAAAGCTGCCGCCGAAGTCGCTTCTCAGCTTGGAAAGCCTTGGGTTTTCGATCCCGCCGCCGTGAGTTGCTCCGGGTTCCGATTAAAGTCGTGTTTGGAGCTCATCGGGTTAAAACCTACTGTAATCAAAGGAAACGGTTCTGAGATTATTGCTCTATCCTCCGCTTCACCGGGTCAGACTAAGGTATATGATATATAGAGATTGAGAGGTTTTAGTGTCGGTGGCTGAAGAAATTGAATTGACTTGTAGTAGTTAGTGAACTCTGAGTGTTCAATTCAATTTGGAAGTTTTAGTGAAAGTTGTTTGCTAATGTGTATGAGTTGTTTGTGTTTTATCTTAGGGTGCTGATAGCTCTCATGAATCTACAGACGCTATAGAAGCTGCTAAGTCATTAGCTCTGTCGAGTGGTGCTGTTGTTGCAGTGTCTGGAGCTGTTGATATCGTTACAGATGGGAACGAGGTTATTGGTGTTCACAATGGGACGAAGATGATGCAAAAGATCACTGCAACTGGTTGTTCACTAGCTGGTCTTATTGCTGCATTTCTTGCTATCGATTCATCACGGCCGTTGGAAGCTACAGTTTCCGCTATGTCTGTCTTTGGTATCGCAGGTGAGTTGGGTGAAGCTATGGCGAATGGTCCAGCTTCTTTGAGAATGCATTTGATAGACTCTCTGTATGGGTTGGATGAAACCACAGTACTTAGCCGTGTGAATATCACAAGGTTGGGTTGATGTacatgaatcttcttcttggaATAAAGTTTCTGAAGATATCACAAAGCCATAGGAGTTTTGTTTATCCTCGGATTAGAGTAATAATTGGGGTTGCACTGTCAGAACCTTGAGTAGATTGTGTAAGCAGTATAGATTCTGCTGTTTCAGAATTCTTGTAGTTACAATCCTAGGCTTTAGAGCAATGTTCATAATACACTATcacaatattagaaatttcaGGGCTTTCTGTGATTTGCTTTCAATCAATAACTGTTACATTCAACAAACAAAGAACATTCACACAACACACATCATgcacaaattttaaaatcttttggtAAGGCTCCGTTTGTGTTTTCTTAGTACTTCAGATGGACAATGATCCTCAGCAAAGACTCTGCTCCATCCACTTCATGCTGACCTGATGGAATCAATGGCCTGACCTCTGCAAACCCACAAGCGTTCTTGAACCTACCTGTTCCTCCTGTCACTGACAGATGCGACATGGCACTTCCGATCCTATAAATTCCGTAGAAGTTGAGGTTGTCGTTGTACTCTCCACCTTCAAGCATAGCTGTGAAAGCCATCATCTGAGTGCTCCCGTCTGCAGAACTTGCAACATAAACTCCTTGAGCCTTACCAAGCGGCTGCGAACCCAAGTCGGGACCAGATGTGAGTATGTCATCGATCACAGTAATGGTGCCAAACCCAAGACTCAGACCATCAGGACCCAACTGAGTCTGAATTCCATTAAGGTTCTGACCAGAGTATGCTGTACCAGACAGGCCGGTCCCAAGAGGTACACCGTTGATGCCATTAACCGTTGGGAGTGCGCCATTTGCATTGGGTATGGCTATACCGTTTTCAGGAGGAGTGAAACCAATCTGCTTAGCAAACGGAACCTGGCCGTTGTAAATGTTCCCGAGCAAACCAGTGATGGGTCTTGCAGTGGGGCTGCTTCCTCCAAGTAAATCATGCATGTAGAGTTCGAAAATGGGGTCTTCAGGTGCAGGATCAAGAGCTGCTGCAAACACAGCAACTGTGCACAAGATTGTTGTTAAAAGCAAGATTGGTGATTGCTTGATCATCATGGAGAATGTTTTGCTTAGATGTCTCTCTGTTTCGTGTTTGAGATTTTGAGCTGATTGAGATTGTTTGTTGAATATGTGAGATTTGTGCAATGGGTGTTTAAATAGAGAAGTGGTGATTGTGTAGTTGTTGCGATTTATGATTTTGTGTAGTTGTTGAAATGTGTTCTTTATAGCTGTGTTGTTATCTCGAGTGTaatccaaaatataataacgTCAGAGAATGATAGAAAACTCATATTAGCGTCTATAATTTAGTGGTTACCAAAACATTTTTCAATATAAATTATACCAGTTGTAGCGTCTATAATTTGGTGGTTTAGGTTGAATAATTCTTAATTAGTttcaagaaaatgagaaaaaagaatattaacaGTACTAAAATGAATGGGAAAATGTTCTTAACattataataaatgaaaaaagtaATAATCGTTTAGTTTGTGCGCCAAATTAATCtgagaaaatgattaaaataaagagaagaaggaatttaaaaaagagagagctgcgaatatattattttgtttccatattgcgaaaccctaaatccccaAATGTCATTCGCCGAGGAATTTGAAGCAAGTAAGCAAAATCGTATCATCATCTTTCCTTTTGTCAACGATTCTTGAAATTGCTCGGCTTATTACGTTAAGCTAATTCGATTACCCAAAGTTGTTTTAGATTTGATTAAGCTTTCGTTGCAATATTTGGGGCATTTTCTCTATGAACGAAGAGAGTGATTCACTAATTCTCCTAGGATTGTTATGTTTATTACCAGTAACTTAGATTAATTCGTGTGTTTGTACCTTGTTCTTGTACTAATTTCACTTAGACTAAGCAAAAATGCTTGAAATGTAATTATTTATAATCAGAACATGTAAGAGTTCTGGAGTTCTGTAGTAGGAAGCGTATTGAGCGTTGAAGTGAAATTTAGATTAGAACCAGTTGTTTGTTAATCAGCGTGATCAGAGTTTTTGTGCCAGTGTATTTTATAATATCATTGTGTGCATTGTGTTTTGGTTCTTTCTTGGTTTCCTCTTCCTTTGTGGATATCAGGCAATAATAGTGAAGCAACTCTTTCTTGATATCTCTCTCTGTTGCTTGCAGATCTTGTGTCGCTGGCCCATGTTTTGCAGAAGAAGTATTCACTCTTGCGTGATTTGGATAAAAGTTTGCAAGGTAACAACCAATCATATATTATTCCAAAATCGTATCTACTGCAGATTAAAGCATCACTGTTACGTAGCTACAGTGATTTGTAACTTATTCTTGACTAGTAATTCCTTGGAAAGGGTAGCGTAGAAATGATCTTTACTCATTTCACTAAACCTATTTCGTTGGAATTCATATGCTCTGAATAGTTTCTTGTTTTCGGATTGTGTTATGTTAGAGATGACTTGTGGATTGCTTTCATCTTTGTACAGCAGATATGATATTTTAAGTCATTTCACTTAACCCATTTCATTGGTATTCATGCTCTGCATAGTTTGTTGTTTTCGGATGAGTTATGTTAGAGATGACTTTTCATCTTTGTACAGCAGATATGATCTTTTAGTCATTTCACTAAACCCATTTCATTGGAATTCATGCTCTGCATAGTTTGTTGTTTTCGGATGAGTTAGAGATGAGTTGTTTGCTGTGTGTTTAGTATAAAAGTAAGACTTTGTAAAGCATCTTCATAGGATGTCTGTTTATTTGTTATGTGGACTGCCTTCATCTTTGTTTatgtcttttgtgtgtgtttaagcAGAGAATCAAAGACAAAATGAACAACGCTGtgagaaagaaatagaagataTAAGAAGGGGCAGAACTGGGAATATCACACCCAGTA
The Camelina sativa cultivar DH55 chromosome 15, Cs, whole genome shotgun sequence DNA segment above includes these coding regions:
- the LOC104746943 gene encoding DNA-directed RNA polymerases IV and V subunit 2 isoform X1, with the protein product MDIDDEIEAAGEINLSELGESFLQSFCKKAATSFFENYGLISHQLNSYDFFIKHGLQNVFDSFGEMLVEPSFDISKKKADDWRYATVRFGLVTVEMPTFFSDEKELQFLPWHARLQNMTYSARIKVNVQVEVPPQSSLSGNEVFTKSVVKSDKFKTGQDDYVEKKILDVKKQDILIGRIPVMVKSVLCNTSVQGKENCNKGDCAFDQGGYFVIKGAEKVFIAQEQMCTKRLWISNSPWTVSFRSETKRNRFIVRLAENLKSEDYKRREKVLTVYFLSTEIPVWLMFFALGVSSDKEAMDLIAFDGDDANITNSLIASIHEADAICEAFRCGNNALAYVEQQIKSTKFPPLESVDDCLRLYLFPGLQGLKKKARFLGYMVKCLLSAYAGKRNCENRDSFRNKRIELAGELLEREIRVHLAHARRTMTKNMQKHLAGDGDLKPIEHYLDASIITNGLTRAFSTGAWSHPFRKMERVSGVVANLGRANPLQTLIDLRRTRQQVLYTGKVGDARYPHPSHWGRVCFLSTPDGENCGLVKNMSLLGLVSTQTLEPVVEKLFDCGMEELMDDTSTPLCGKHKVLFNGDWIGLCSDSEYFVAELKSRRRRSELPREMEIKRDKDDNEVRIFTDAGRLLRPLLVVENLHKLKQDKPKQYSFEHLLDQGILELIGIEEEEDCNTAWGIKQLLKEPNNYTHCELDLSFLLGVSCAIVPFANHDHGRRVLYQSQKHCQQAIGFSSTNPNTRCDTLSQQLFYPQKPLFKTLASECLKKEVLFNGQNAIVAVNVHLGYNQEDSIVMNKASLERGMFRSEQIRSYKSEVDSKDSEKRKKMDEVVQFGKTHSKIGKVDSLDDDGFPIIGANMSTGDIVIGRCTESGADHSIKLKHTERGIVQKVVLSSNDEGKNFASVSLRQVRSPCLGDKFSSMHGQKGVLGYVEEQENFPFTIQGIVPDIVINPHAFPSRQTPGQLLEAALSKGIASPIQKEGSSAAYTKLTRHATPFSTPSVSEITEQLHRAGFSRWGNERVYNGRTGEMMRSLIFMGPTFYQRLVHMSEDKVKFRNTGPVHPLTRQPVADRKRFGGIKFGEMERDCLIAHGASANLHERLFTLSDSSQMHICRKCKTYANVIERTPSSGRKIRGPYCRVCESPDHVVRVYVPYGAKLLCQELFSMGITLNFDTKLC